A window of Fundidesulfovibrio putealis DSM 16056 genomic DNA:
CGCACGTAGATCTCGCCCAGCAGTGCCACGGTGGGGATGTGCTCGCGGGAGACGCGCATGGGGATGCGCGACAGCTCTGCGGCCACGAGGCGCATCTGGGCCAACGCACCCTTCCAGGAGCCGCCAAGAGCCGTTTCCACGCGTTTGAGGCATGCTTCCAGCAGGCTCAGGGCCTCCACGGGATCAGCAGCCCCGGCCAGCAGGCTGGAGCGCATCTCCTCGAAGAAGTCGCCGGTCACTGTGCCGCGCCAGATGGCCAGGGTCACGACGCTGGGCAGCCCGGCGTAGCCGTTGTCCGCGCAGGGAGAGAGCACGGCCACGTCCTGGATGTCCAGCCGTTTGAGCATCCGCGAGGTGAACTCGCCGTACTGGCCGAAGCGGCAGGGGCCTTTTGCGCCGGGCATGAAGTAGGCCGTGGCCTCGCCTGCGGGGCGGGCGTCCAGATAGTCCAGCAGCGTGCCCACCGTCAGTTGCAGGGGCAGGCACTCCTTGCAGCTGGAGTTGCCGCGCCCGCGAGCCAGGGCTGCCTCGCCTGCGGGTGGCAGCGCAACGGCGCGCACGCCGCATCCGGACAGGGCGCTGGCCGCCAGGGCCGTTCCGTAGGGGTTCATGCTGGGGATGGCCAGCCGGACGCGCTCATGGGTCAGGGGCAGCCACACGCCGCCAGGGAGGGCGATCCCCGCCTGCCTGTTGCGGGACTCCATGCGGGCCACGGGAGTGCCATTGGAGCCGGGCCGCACCACACGCTTTGAACTTGCGGCGCGCTGCTCCAGCCTGCGGTGGTTGTCCGCGATGTCCAGGAAGGCCTCCAGGCGCGTCTCCAGCCCCGCGTCGGCGGTGTGGCTGTCCAGTTCCAGGGTGAGGGAGGGCTTGCCGCCCATCTCGTCGCGGAAATAGCCCAGCAGGAAGGAATCCGGCCCGCAGGAGAAGTTGGTAATGTATGCGCCGAAGAGCTTGGGGTGGGCCGCCGCATAGCGGGCTGAGGAGAGAATCACCCGGCCCTGGCCCCAGTACATGGCTGGGATCGCGGCGTCTTCCTGGCTGATGGGCAGCATGTCGCAGGGGATGACCATGGCCCCGCGCGTGGCCAGTTTCTCCGGCACGGCCTTGTTGGCCTCGGGCGCGAAGGCGTTGTAGCTGCGCCCGAACAGCGCCACGCCCATAAGGTCCGGCTCGTCCTCCAGGCGCGTGAGGGCCTCGCGCCCCATGTCCGCGATGTCGCGGCGACAGAGGATCTGGGCCTCGAGCCCGGCCTGGAAGGCCTGGCGCGCCCGGAAGGCGTCGGCGCCCAGGGCGCGGGCCGTCTCCAGGAACGCACCCTGCGCGCCGGACAAACCCTGTGCGAAATCCAACGCCGGAGCCAGCAGGCGCGGGCCGTACGCGGCAAGCTCCGGGAATGCGCTGCCCAGGTAGAAGGGCTCGCCCTGCAGGAGCACGCAGGTGCAGGAGGCGTCCTGCCCCGGCGCGCCCGGAACGGAGCGCACGTGCGGCAGGAACACCGCGTCCGGGCTTTTGGAAAGCAGATCGCCCATGAAGCCGTGGGCCAGCTCCGCCGGGAAGCACAGGGCCGAGGTGCGGCGCTGCACGCCTGCCGGGTCCACGCGCTCCGGGAGGACAACATCATAGCCCAGCTCCGCGAAGAAGCCTCGGAACAGGGGGAAGTAGGTGTTCACCAGATAGGAGCGCGAAAGCCCCACCACTGGCTTCCCTGACCCTTCTGGGGGGACGTAGCCGCGATACACCCGGCGCTGGCGGGCCTGGACAAGATCCAGGCTGGCCGCGTCCGGCGACCTGCCCTGGCGCAGGTTCTCGAAGCGGTTGCAGATGCCGCCGAAGGGGTGGACCTTGCCGCCCACCTCGATGCGCGCGATGCGGCAGCCCCGGTCGCAGCCTTCCTGGCCGCCCTTGCCGCCCCGGCAGGTGAACGGCTCCCTGGATACGGCCTCACGCCCGGCCAGATCGTCCAGGTCGAACGACGACTCCGGCAGCAGCCCCTGGCGCATGCGCTGGTCGATGACCAGGGCCACGCCCACCGCGCCCATGAGCCCTGGCTCGGGCGGCACAACGATGCGCTTGCCCGTGAGCATGGCCATGGCCGCAGGAACGGCGCGGTTGTAGCACACGCCGCCCTGCATGAAGACCCGCTGGCCCACGGGGCGGCTGCCCTTCACGCGGCTTACGTAGTTCAGGCAGACCGAGTGCACCAGCCCGGCCAGGATGTCCTCCAGGGCAAGGCCCTCCTGCACGGCAAGCTTGATGTCGGAGCTTATGAACGCGGCGCACTGGTCGTTGAAGTTGGGGGTGGTGGCGGCCTTCAGGGCCAGGCCCGCAATGTCGCGGGTGTCCACGCCAAGCGATTCGCGGGCGGACTCCTCCAGGAAGGAGCCTGTGCCCGCGCTGCACGCCTCGTTCATGGCCGAGTCGCAGGGGTGGCCCTGGGAGAGGAAGGTGTACTTGGCGTCCTGGCCGCCGATCTCGAAGATGGTGTCCACCTGGGGGTCGTAGTGCGCGGCGGCGGCGGCGTGGGCCACGATCTCGTTTATGGCCGCCGTGGCCTGGCCGTGCAGCGCGGCGATGGCCCGCCCCGAGCCCGTGACGCCGTGCCCCACGATGCGCACCGGCGCGCCAAGCTGGCGGGCAAGGCTCGCGTAGACCAGGCGGGACGCGCCTACGGGATCGCCCTCGGTGCGCAGGTACTCCCCGGCCAGCACGGCCAGATCGCTGCAGCGCAGCACCACGCCCTTGGTGGTGGTGGAGCCCACGTCCAGGCCCAGGAGCACCTCGTCGCCGGGCTGGGCCTCCCCGCGCGGGTGCTCCTTGAAATCGACCAGATGCAGCGACTTGGCCAGCGGCGCAAGCAGGGTGAAGCTGGCCGGACGCGCCGTGAACACCGAACCGTCCCCAGGCGGCTGCGGACGATGTTCCATGGCCCACAGGGCCGCGCCAAGCGCCTCGAACCAGGGAGCGGACTCGGGGATGATCAGGTCGCTGATGTCATCGCGCAGGAAGCGTGCCATGGAGGCGTTGGCCGAGCAGCCGCCCGCCAGCAGAACCCGGCCCCGCGCCTTGTCCGGCAGAAGCTCCAGGCATTTCCCGGCCATCATGCGCCCAAGGCCCGCCACGATGGAGTCGCGGGGCGCGCCCTTGTTCAGGGCGTGGGTGCAGTCGGACTTGCAGAACACCGAGCAGCGCCCCGACACGGCGTACGGGTCGGCCTGCTGGTCCAGGTCGCCGAGCTGCGGGACGGAGAGGCCCATTCGCCCCAGTTGCTGGGCCAGAAATTCGCCGGTGCCCGACGCGCATTTGTTGCCGGAGCGGATGTCGCGCACGCGGCCAGCTCCGTCCAGGCCGTAGGCCATGAAGGTCTCGCCGCCGACGGAGAGGACCGTGACGCCGCCCACCTGAGCGCCCAGCACGAAAGCGGCGGCCAGTTCGACGGCCTCCGGTTCGGAGAGCGAGGGCAGGCGGACGAGGTTTCTGAGTTTTCTGCCGGTGACGGCCAGGGGAAGGGAGCGCCAGCCGGGCTCGGCGTCGAGCATGGCGTGCAGGGTGTCTGTGGGATTGCCGCCGTGGGAGCGGTTCTCGGCATGGAGGATTCGCACGTCGCCGTCGGACGCGGCCAGGCGGACCAATCCGATGGACGACGCGCCCAGGCACAGCCCCAGGGCTTCGCGCACAGCCGAACTCATGAGCGTTTCGTCCTGTGGTGGAGTTCCTGTTCGGGTCTAGTCCATCTCCCGGACCAGGGCCTGGATTTCTTCGCGGATTATCCTGGCGGCAACGGCGGGAACGGCCTTCTGCATCTCGTCCAGGATGCTCTGGCGAAGCGCTGCCAGCTCCTCGCGCGAGACCAGACCGCTCAGGTCCGGCGCGGCTGGCTTGGTTTCCAGCGCGTCCAGGCGGGCCTGAATCTGTTCCTGGCGCGCGGCCAGGTCTTCCAACTGCCTTGCAAGGGCGTCCGTGTCCGCCGGGGCCGGGATGGCCTCAATGCGGGCCATGACCTCAGAAAGTTCTGCATCGACCCTGCCCGAGAGCTCCTGCACCTGCACCAGGGCCTCGCCTGCGCCTGCTCCTGCGGCCTCAGGTGTGGGCAGCGCGGCCAGGACTTCCTGCTTCACGCGCTCGGCCAGGGCTGCCTCGTCAAGTGGTTCCTGCGCAGGCGTCGCCAGTGCGGACAACTCGGACTTCAGGGCTTCGTTCTGCTGCTCCAGGCTCTCCTTGAGCTCCGCGATCATGGATGCGGGATCGGCCTGGGATTCAGACGCGGCCTGAAGGTCGGCAAGCTTTTCGTCCACACGGGCTTCGATCTGGGCGATCTGGTCGGCAAGGGCTCCGGCGTCCACGAGTTCGGGCTGCGCGGCGGGCTCGGGCAGCGCGGACAGGACCTCCTGCTTCACGCGCTCGGCCAGGGCTGCCTCGTCGAGTGGTTCCTGCGCAGGCGTCGCCAGGGCGAACAGCTCGGCCTTCAGGTCCTCGTTCTGCTGCTCCAGACTCTCCTTGAGCTCCGCGATCATGGCGGCCACATCGGGCTGGGACTCTGCCTGGGATTCGGACGCGGCCTGAAGGTCCGCCAGCTTTTCGTCCACGCGGGCTTCGACCTGGGCCGTCAGGGCTTCGGCGTCCACGGGCTCGGGCTGCGCGGCGGGCTCAGGCAGCGCGGACAGAACCTCCTGCTTCACACGCTCGGCCAGGGCCGCCTCGTCGATCGGGGCCTGGGGCTCCATCCGGCTCGCGGCAAGGAGCGCGGCCAGGGAATCGCCCATGTCCTGAAGCTTCTCTTCCAGGCTGTCCAGCCGGGTGCTCAAGGTGTCCAGGGCCGGGCCGGAAACAGGCTCACCCAGGCTCGCGGCGACCACTGCCGCTGCTCCCGCCGCGACAGCAGGTGCGGCCAGGGTGTCGAACATCGAAAGATCGGAAGAATCGGAATCGCCCGCTGCCGCCGTGGAGGCAGCGTCCGAAAGAAAATCGTCGTTCAGCTCGGGCAGGTCGCCCAGGCCGGAAGCGCCACTGGAAGCGCCGCCGGAGGCCTCTGCGCCGCTCTTTTCGGCCTCGGCCAGCAAGGCGTCCAGTCCGTCCAGGTCGATGTCGTCCCCCGCTCCGCTCTTGGCGTTTTCTTCGGGCAGATGCAGGTCGTCCAGACCGGGCAGGTCGGAAAGATCAGGGAGGCCGGGGCTCTTCTGCGCGCCCTGGGCAGGCTTGTCCGTGGGGGATTCGGCGAAGAGGTCTTCCAATTCCCGTTCGAAGCTCAGATCGACACCGCCGTCAGCACCGCTTTTGCCGTCCGTGCCGGGGCCGTGTTCGATGATGTCGGTCAGCTCGATGATGTCTTCCGGAGAGTTGGACATGTGGGCCCTCCGCCCGATGAAAGCCGGACGCGGCAGGGAATCTTCCCGCCGCGTCCGGGGATGCTACTGTGCCTGGGGGTGACAGGCGTTGCAGGCGATCGGGGCGTTCTTGCCCTCGGCCTTGGCCTTCTTGTGGCAGCCGACGCAGCTCTTCGTGGACTCGCCCTTGTGGAAAGCCATGTAGAAGCTCTTGTCGCTGGTCTTGTCCGCAGGATCAACCACATCGTGGCAACCGGCGCCAGAGCACTTCATGTCCTTGCCTTCCTTGTGATGGCAAGCCTTGCAGTCCACGGGCTTGTGGCCAGCGCCCTCATGGTTGAACTTGACAGGAGCCTTGGTCGCAGTCGCGCCGGCAGGCACCTTCAGTTCCATGGCGCCCTTGGGCGCGTCCGCAGCCATCAGCGCCGGCAGGCAGAAAGCGCCAACCAGAGCCGCACACATCAACAGGACAAAAAACGGTTTCCTCATTCCCATCCACCTCCTCACCAAAAAAAGTTGAATGAAAAAATTCACATAGCATCTACGTCCAGAATCGGCGGCGTGTCAAGGCGCAGGGCCGATTTTCCTCTTCTACCCGCCCAGGCCGTACTTTCCGGCGTAGCCGCGCGGGGTCAGCATCCGCCCGCCCGCGATGCGCGTCTGGGAGTTGCCCACCACCACGATGGTGAGCATGTCCACGCTCTCGGGGTCGGTGGATTCGAGCGTCCCCACCTGCACGGACTGCCCCTCGCGCCAGGCCTGTCGCACCACGCCCACCGGGGTTTCCGGTGCGCGGTGGCGTGAAATGATGGCCAGGGCCTTCTCCAGAAGGCCCGAGCGGCGTTTGGAGCGCGGGTTGTACAGCGCCAGCACGAAGTCCGCTCCGGCGGCGGCGTCCAGGCGCTTCTCGATACGTTCCCATGGCGTGAGCAGGTCAGAGAGGCTCACGCAGGCGAAATCGTGCGTGAGCGGCGCGCCCAGGAGCGCGGCCGCGCCCATCACCGCAGGGATGCCCGGAACCACCTCGAACTCCACGGCCTCCAGCAACCCGCGCGTCTCCAGAAGCTCCAGCACAAGTCCGGCCATGCCGTACACGCCTGCATCGCCACTGGAGACCACCACTGTGTCGCCCCCCGCCAGTGCGGCGTCGATGGCCGCGTTGCAGCGGGCCACCTCGCCCATCATGCCCGTGGAGACGACCTGCTTGCCCGCCAGCAGCTGGGCTGGGATAAGGTCCAGATAGGTGGAATACCCGACCACCACGCCTGCATCCGCCAGGGCCTGGACGGCCAGGGGCGCGGTCAGGGCCGGATCGCCGGGGCCGAGGCCGATGACGGTCAGCTTGCCAGGGCCAGCGCCGCCGTGACGGTTTTCGATTTCATCTTCGGAACGAGAAGCCGGGTGGTCCCGGCCGCCAGCAGGGCGGCTGCCTCGCATACGCTTTCAACTCCCACATGTTTGAGCGGCATGGGCGACGGGTTCGGGGTCTTCACCCCGGCCAGCCGCTCTGCCGGATAGAACTGTATGTCCACGCCGAGTTCGCGCGCGGCCTCCAGGAGGCCCGGCTCGTCGCGTTTGACGTCGATGCTGGCCAGCAGGGCCAGGCTTTTCAAGGCCACGGCTTTTGCCGCGAAGATTTCGTGCAGGAGCGACACGACCTCAGCCGCTCCCGCGCCCTTGCGGCAGCCCACCCCGGCCACCACCACGCGGGGCCGCAGGATCAGGGTGCCGGAAGGCACGGAAACCTCCCGCCAGCTGACGGCCACTGCCGGGCGTTCCGGCTCCAGGAGGTGCGGCGCGGCCACCCACTCGAAGCGCGCGCCGTGCTCCGGCGGGATCGCCAGATGCCCTTCCGGATCGAACACCTGCACCACCTGCCCGGCCAGGAGGCCCCCGTTCACGGTCTTCACCGCGTCCAGGTTCTCAATGGCAAGCCCCGAGTCGCGCGCCAGCATATCAAGCGAGGGCAGCCCCGCCGTGTCCGTGGCCGTGGTGATCACCGGCGTGCCGCCCGTCACCTGGGCCACGCGCCGGGCCAGCTCGTTGGCTCCGCCCAGATGCCCGGAGAGGAGGCTCACCACGTGGCGTCCATCCTGGTCCAGGGCAACCACGGCGGGGTCGCGGGACTTTCCCAGCAGGTGCGGGGCCACGGCGCGCACCACGATGCCTATGGCGGCCACGAACACGTGCCCGGCATACGTGTGGAAAGTGTCCGCCACGAGCATTGGCAGCGAATCGAAGGCCTTCTCACCTGGATCTGCCAGCTTGCGCGGCAGATAGAGCTCCGCCCCCAAAGCTCCGTTAAGTTCGCGGGCCAGGGCGCGGCCCAGCCGCGCCCCCTGGGGAGTCAAGGCGTAGACCGCGACCCGTCCGGTCATCAGAATTTCAGATTCCGGGCCGCGTTCAGGGTCAGCTCGTAGTCGGCCTCGCTGTGCGCGAAGGAGGTGAAGGTGCACTCGTAGGCAAGCGACGCCAGGTACACGCCCTGCTCGCGCATCTGCTTGTAGATGGCGGTGTAGATCTTGCCGTTGGAGGTGCGCGCGGCGGCCATGTCGTTCACGGGCTGCTCCGTGAAGTACATGGTGAAGGCCGAGGCCACGTGGTTCAGCTGCACGGGCACGCCCTTGGAGCGCACGATGTCCGCGAACTCGCGCGCGAGCTCCCCGGTGCGCTTCTCCAGGGCGGCGTAGTCGCGCTGCTCCAGTTCGCGCAGGTTGGCGAGCCCTGCGGCCATGGCCACGGGGTTGCCCGAGAGCGTCCCGGCCTGGAACACCGGGCCGCATGGGGAGAGCTTCTCCATCACGTCGCGGCGGCCGCCGTAGGCTCCCACGGGGAAGCCCGCGCCGATGATCTTGCCCAGCGTAGTCAGGTCCGGGCGCACGCCGTAGCGGGCCTGCGCGCCGCCCAGGCTCCAGCGGAACCCGGTGATGACCTCGTCGAAGATGAGCAGCGCGCCGTACTCGTCGCACACGGCGCGAAGGCCTTCCAGATAGCCGGGGCCAGGCAGCACCAGCCCCATGTTGCCGGGGGCGGGCTCCACGATGATGGCCGCGATGTCCTTGCCCTTCTGGCGGAAGGCTTCCTTCACGGCGTCCAGATTGTTGTAGGGCAGCACGATGGTGTGGGCCACGGTGGCCGCAGGGACGCCCGGCGTGCCGGGCGCGGCCTGCACCTCCACGCCCGATCCGGCGGCGGCCAGGAAGGCATCGGCGTGGCCGTGGTAGCAGCCGTCGAACTTGATGACGTAGTCGCGGCCCGTGAAGCCCCTGGCCAGTCGCAGGGCGCTCATGGTGGCTTCGGTGCCGGAGTTGACCATGCGCACCATCTCGATGGAGGGCATCAGGTCCACGATCTTCTGGGCCAGGTCCACCTCGGCGGGGCAGGGCGCGCCGAAGCTGGCCCCGGCGTCGAGTGCGGCCTTGGCGGCCTCGTGCACGCGGGGGTTGGCGTGGCCGAGCAGCATGGGGCCCCAGCTCATCACGTAGTCCACGTACTGCCTGCCGTCCACGTCATAGAGCTTGGAGCCCATGGCGCTGGCGATGAAGAGCGGTTCGGATTCCACGGCCTTGCAGGCGCGGATGGGCGAGTTGACCCCGCCGGGAATGATGGACTGGGCCTTGGCGTAGAGAGTCGAGGACAGGGACATGCACGCTTCTCCTTCGATAAGATGGGAGAAACGTCCATACCCGGAGGCGGCGGCGCGGGCAAGTGCGGCGGGCGTCAGACGGCGAATACGCACGGACGGACGCCTTGCGCGTCCGCCCGCCACGGGAGTCTCTCAGGCGTTCCGAGATAACAAGGCGACGCTAGGCAGGCTGCGCCAGGCAGACCACGTAGCCGTCCGGGTCCTGGATGTACCACTCGCGCATGCCGTAGAAGGCCGTCTGCAGCGGGCGCACCGTGGGATGATGAGTCAGGCCCGGACGGGCCTAGCAGGAATGTCGCAGACAAGACTTCGCGTACGATGCGTTCCCAAGACAATCCCCATATCCAGGTCGTAATTCATCTGGAGCCCTACACCGAAGATTGCAAAATTGCGGGCTAGGCACTGTGCCATGTCGCCAGTGACACAACGCTCGCCCCACACGGTCTCCCTCATGCGCCGGGGTGACACACCGACATCCAAGCCGAGCCAGTTCTGGGCCAGCTCGAGAAAATTCCCCATAGGGGATGTCGCCGAGATGCACCGGCTGACGAGATAGCTTAACAAAGCATGCGCGCACCAACCGCAGAAGCTATATCTTTTTAAAATATTGTTTCACGCCAAATAAACACTGACATGGCGCCAGGCCAGGTTCGGCACCCTGCCAGCCATGGCGCCCCAAGCGATATTCATGTTGAAATACAACGCCAAGAATAGTATCTTCAAAAAAAATGGAGGTTCATATGAGTTTTTTAGTTGTTGTCACGTACGATCTTCATCAAGCAGACTCCGAAGATTATCAGTGTGTCAAGGAATGCCTTAAGAAAATTGGACTACTCGATACCACGGCAAACATCCTGGGCAACGAAGAGAATAAACTGCCAAATACCACTGCCGCAGGACAATTCGATGGAGTGGACATTAAAACAGTCAAAGAAGACATGCGCAGTAAAGCCCTAGCATGCATGAAGAAATGCGGAGTTAAGGGCAAACTCTTCATTACGGTAAGCGATGATTGGACCTGGGGAACAAATAAGTTCTAGAGGCGCTCACGCAGGCTGCGCCAGGCAGACCACGTAGCCGTCGGGGTCCTGGATGTACCACTCGCGCATGCCGTAGAAGGCCGTTTGCAGCGGGCGCACCGTGGGGACGGCGTCCTTCAGGCGCGCGTGCAGTTCGTCCAGGTTGTCCACGCCCAGGTAGACGGTGGCGGTGGCCCCGGTGGGCTTGTCCTTGAACAGGGGAAGCTCCTCCGTGAGGCTGTCGCGCCGCTGCACCATCACCTCGGCCTTACCGACGATGAACTGCGCCCAGATAAGGGCAGGCTTGCCCTCTTCCGGGGTGTGGCGCTCCTTGTGGAAGTCGTGCTCCGTGTCCACGGAGCCGGCGAAGCCAAAGCCCAGAAGGCCGCACCAGAAATCCGCCGAGCGGTTCACGTCTTCAACCATCAGGTTGGGGGCCAGGGATTGGATGGGCATGGGGAGCTCCTTCGCGTTGCGTTCTGGAGAGGAAAAAAGCGGGCGTTTCGGATGAGCCTGACGGCGTAACCGAAACGCCCGCGAGTCGTTGTCGTTATGATCGCGGCAGCGGAGGGCGCTCTACGCCTTCGCCACCAGCTCCTTGACCTTCTCAAGCGCCGCAGCCACGCCCGCCGGGTCCGTGCCGCCGGCCTGTGCCAGGTCCGGCCTGCCGCCGCCGGAGCCGCCCACCAGGGCGGCCACGTCCTTGATGAGGGTCTGGGCCGTGAACTTTCCGTGCAGGTCCTTGCTGACGTACAGGATCAGCGCCACCTTGCCGTCCTCGCCCGCGCCGCACAGGCAGGCCACGCCGGAGGGCATCTTGCTCCTCACGTCGTCCATGGTGTCGCGCAGCGACTTCATGGTGGCTCCGTCCACCTGGGCGGTGAGCACCTTGACCCCGGCGATCTCCTCCACGGAGTCCATCAGGTCGCGGCCCTGGCCCGAGGCCAGCTTGCCCTGGAGCTGCTCCTTGTCCTTGGTGAGGCTCTTCACCTGGGCCTGGAGGGCCTTCAGGCGCTCGGCCAGTTCGCCGGGCTTGGCGCGCAGCAGGTCGGCAACTTCATTCAGCTCCTGGCGCGCGGCCTGGAACTGGCTGAACATGTTCCAGCCGGTGGCGGCCTCGATGCGGCGCACGCCAGCGGCCACGCCGGTCTCGCTGAGTATCGCGAACCCGCCCGCCTGACCGGTGGCGCGCAGGTGCGTGCCGCCGCACAGCTCGGAGGAGACGCCCGGCACTTCCACCACGCAGACCTCGTCGCCGTACTTCTCGCCGAACAGGGCCGTGGCCCCCTTGGCCTGGGCCTGCGCATAAGCCATGACCTCCCGGGTGACGCCGATGTCCGCCAGGATGGCCTGGTTGACCTCGTCCTCGATGCGCGCCAACTCCTCGGGGGTGATCTGGGAAATGTGGGTGAAGTCGAAGCGCAAGCGCTCAGGCGTCACCAGCGATCCGGCCTGCTTCACGTGGTCGCCCAGCACCTTGCGAAGCGCCGCCTGCAGCAGGTGGGTGGTGGTGTGGTTGCGGGCCGAGGCCATGCGCAGCTCTTCGTTGACGATGAGCTTGGCTTCCTGGTCCAGCAGCAGCTCGCCCTCGTTGACGAACACCTGATGTGTGGTCAGCTCGCTTGCGGGTTTGAGCGTCTCCAGCACGTCGGCGGAGCCGGTCATGGTCTCCACGCTGCCCCGGTCGCCCGCCTGTCCGCCGGACTCGCCGTAGAAGGGCGTGGACGCAAACACGGCGTAGCCGCCCTCGCCCTGCACCAGCCGCTCGCGCGGCAGGCCGTCCTCGCCCATGAGCCCGATCACGCGCGACTCGGCCTCCAGGGTGTCGTAGCCCACGAAGCGCGACTTCACGCCCGTTTCCAGAAGCTTCTTGAACTGCCCGGCGATGTCGGACTCGCCAGAGCCCTTCCAGGCCTTCTTGGCCCGCGCCTTCTGCTCGGCCATGCAGGACGTGTAGCCCTCTTCGTCCACGGAGAAGCCCTGCTTGCCCGCCACGTCGGTGATGATGTCCAGGGGGAAGCCGTAGGTGTCGTACAGCTTGAAGGCGGCCTCGCCAGAGATGACGGCCACGTTGTTCTTTCTGGATGCGGCCATTTCCTCTTCGAGGATGTCCAGGCCCTTGTCCAGGGTGGTGGAGAAGCGCTCTTCCTCCTCGCGCACCACGCGGGTCATGAAGTCCATGCCCTCGACGATCTCGGGGTACTGCACGCCCATCACCTCAACCACTGCCGGGGCCACGCGGTGCAGGAAGGGATCGCGCAGGCCCATGAGGCGGCCGAAACGGAAGGCGCGGCGGATCAGGCGGCGCAGCACGTAGCCGCGCCCCTCGTTGGAGGGCAGGATGGAGTCGGCGATCAGGAATACCATGGAGCGCGAGTGGTCCGCGATGACCCGAAGCGCGGTGTCGGTCTCCTCGTCGGTGCGGTATTTCACGCCCGCGAGGTCCGCCGTGGCCGCGATGATCGGGCTGAACAGGTCGGAATCGAAGTTGGAGTACACCCCCTGGCACACGCCCGCGATGCGCTCCAGGCCCATGCCGGTGTCGATGGAGGGCCGGGGCAGGCTCACGCGGTTGCCCGGCTCGATCTGGTCGTACTGCATGAACACCAGGTTCCAGATTTCCAGGAACCGGTCGCAGTCGCACTTGCCGATGCCGCAGTTGGGGCCGCAGGACATGTGCTCGCCCTGGTCGATCAGGATCTCCGAGCAGGGGCCGCAGGGGCCGGTGTCGCCCATGGACCAGAAGTTGTCCTTCTCGCCCAGGCGGAAGATGCGCTCCGAGGGCTGGTTGGCGATCTTCTTCCAGAGCTCGATGGCTTCGTCGTCGTCGCGGAACACCGTGGCGTAGAGCTTGTCCTTGGGGAGCTTCATCTCCTCGGTCAAAAAGCCCCAGGCCAGGCGGATGGCCTCTTCCTTGAAGTAGTCGCCGAAGGAGAAGTTGCCCAGCATCTCGAAGAAGGTGTGGTGGCGCGCGGTGCGGCCCACGTTCTCCAGGTCGTTGTGCTTGCCGCCAACGCGCAGGCACTTCTGGGAGGTGGCGGCGCGGGTGTAGTCGCGCTTCTCCTGGCCCAGGAAGACCTTCTTGAACTGCACCATGCCCGCGTTGGTGAACAGGAGCGATGGGTCCTCGCGCGGCACAAGCGAGGAGCTTGAGACCTCGGCGTGGCCGTTGGCGACGAAATAGTCCAGGAATCTGCGGCGGATTTCAGTGGCGGTGATCACGGTTTCTCTCTCCTTGAAGACGAAGATTCGAGAGGAAACTTTTTGGAAAAAGTTTTCCTCTCGAGCTCTCCTTCAAAAACTTTCATTCCGCTTCGCGTCGTTTCCGGCATATGTCGGGAAGGAGCGTGAAGCATAAGGCAGAAGCCCGGAGGGGCTTGGGTTAGTCCTTGTCCTTATCCTTGCCCTTTTCCTTGGCAACGGCG
This region includes:
- the hemL gene encoding glutamate-1-semialdehyde 2,1-aminomutase — translated: MSLSSTLYAKAQSIIPGGVNSPIRACKAVESEPLFIASAMGSKLYDVDGRQYVDYVMSWGPMLLGHANPRVHEAAKAALDAGASFGAPCPAEVDLAQKIVDLMPSIEMVRMVNSGTEATMSALRLARGFTGRDYVIKFDGCYHGHADAFLAAAGSGVEVQAAPGTPGVPAATVAHTIVLPYNNLDAVKEAFRQKGKDIAAIIVEPAPGNMGLVLPGPGYLEGLRAVCDEYGALLIFDEVITGFRWSLGGAQARYGVRPDLTTLGKIIGAGFPVGAYGGRRDVMEKLSPCGPVFQAGTLSGNPVAMAAGLANLRELEQRDYAALEKRTGELAREFADIVRSKGVPVQLNHVASAFTMYFTEQPVNDMAAARTSNGKIYTAIYKQMREQGVYLASLAYECTFTSFAHSEADYELTLNAARNLKF
- a CDS encoding VOC family protein, translating into MPIQSLAPNLMVEDVNRSADFWCGLLGFGFAGSVDTEHDFHKERHTPEEGKPALIWAQFIVGKAEVMVQRRDSLTEELPLFKDKPTGATATVYLGVDNLDELHARLKDAVPTVRPLQTAFYGMREWYIQDPDGYVVCLAQPA
- the alaS gene encoding alanine--tRNA ligase — protein: MITATEIRRRFLDYFVANGHAEVSSSSLVPREDPSLLFTNAGMVQFKKVFLGQEKRDYTRAATSQKCLRVGGKHNDLENVGRTARHHTFFEMLGNFSFGDYFKEEAIRLAWGFLTEEMKLPKDKLYATVFRDDDEAIELWKKIANQPSERIFRLGEKDNFWSMGDTGPCGPCSEILIDQGEHMSCGPNCGIGKCDCDRFLEIWNLVFMQYDQIEPGNRVSLPRPSIDTGMGLERIAGVCQGVYSNFDSDLFSPIIAATADLAGVKYRTDEETDTALRVIADHSRSMVFLIADSILPSNEGRGYVLRRLIRRAFRFGRLMGLRDPFLHRVAPAVVEVMGVQYPEIVEGMDFMTRVVREEEERFSTTLDKGLDILEEEMAASRKNNVAVISGEAAFKLYDTYGFPLDIITDVAGKQGFSVDEEGYTSCMAEQKARAKKAWKGSGESDIAGQFKKLLETGVKSRFVGYDTLEAESRVIGLMGEDGLPRERLVQGEGGYAVFASTPFYGESGGQAGDRGSVETMTGSADVLETLKPASELTTHQVFVNEGELLLDQEAKLIVNEELRMASARNHTTTHLLQAALRKVLGDHVKQAGSLVTPERLRFDFTHISQITPEELARIEDEVNQAILADIGVTREVMAYAQAQAKGATALFGEKYGDEVCVVEVPGVSSELCGGTHLRATGQAGGFAILSETGVAAGVRRIEAATGWNMFSQFQAARQELNEVADLLRAKPGELAERLKALQAQVKSLTKDKEQLQGKLASGQGRDLMDSVEEIAGVKVLTAQVDGATMKSLRDTMDDVRSKMPSGVACLCGAGEDGKVALILYVSKDLHGKFTAQTLIKDVAALVGGSGGGRPDLAQAGGTDPAGVAAALEKVKELVAKA